From one Bradyrhizobium sp. Ash2021 genomic stretch:
- a CDS encoding enolase C-terminal domain-like protein → MSNSKLTLRSLTATAVTLPMKRPLGTSARSIDDACLLLVDLLTQDGIEGRAYAFCYLPSIARSLVPIVAELSDALTGLPLAPLDLAQRVSRHFRLPGVTGPLAMVASSVDTAAWDALAKSAGLPLATYLGADLQPIPAYNSNGLGLMSPEAAADEAEALLESGFAAVKLRLGRADFHQDLAAVKAVRRRLPDRVRLMVDFNQALTFSDAMKYALALDVEGVYWIEEPIRHDDYRHMALIAQAAKTPIQIGENFTGLPPMAAALAAGASDYVMLDLDRIGGVTGWQRAAGLAAAYNREVSSHLFPEVSAHLLAATPGRHWLEYVDWADSILQEPIQIRDGMAIIPSRAGNGLSWNTDVVAKYRLD, encoded by the coding sequence ATGAGCAACAGTAAGCTTACGCTCCGCTCGCTCACGGCCACGGCCGTCACGCTTCCGATGAAGCGACCGCTCGGTACAAGCGCAAGAAGCATCGACGATGCGTGTCTGCTGCTCGTCGATCTCCTGACCCAGGATGGCATCGAGGGGCGCGCCTATGCGTTCTGTTACCTGCCGTCTATTGCCCGTTCACTTGTCCCGATTGTCGCCGAGCTAAGTGACGCGCTGACAGGGCTGCCGTTGGCACCGCTCGATCTCGCGCAGCGCGTTTCACGTCATTTCAGGCTTCCCGGCGTAACCGGTCCGCTGGCGATGGTTGCTTCATCGGTTGATACGGCTGCTTGGGACGCGCTCGCGAAGTCCGCCGGGCTGCCGCTTGCAACCTATCTGGGGGCTGACCTGCAACCCATCCCGGCCTACAACAGCAATGGGCTTGGACTGATGTCGCCGGAGGCCGCGGCCGATGAGGCCGAGGCCTTGCTTGAGAGCGGATTTGCTGCTGTCAAGCTGCGCCTTGGCCGAGCCGATTTTCATCAAGACCTTGCAGCCGTCAAGGCAGTGCGACGCCGCCTGCCCGATCGGGTGCGGTTGATGGTCGATTTCAATCAGGCGCTGACGTTTTCGGACGCCATGAAATATGCATTGGCGCTCGATGTCGAAGGCGTCTACTGGATTGAAGAGCCGATCCGGCATGACGACTACCGGCACATGGCGCTGATCGCGCAGGCCGCGAAGACACCCATACAGATTGGCGAGAACTTCACAGGGCTGCCGCCGATGGCTGCGGCCCTGGCGGCTGGAGCGTCGGACTACGTCATGCTTGATCTTGACCGCATCGGCGGGGTCACCGGCTGGCAGCGCGCGGCGGGGCTTGCCGCCGCCTACAATCGCGAAGTCTCGTCCCATCTTTTTCCGGAAGTGAGCGCGCATCTACTCGCTGCGACGCCAGGCCGTCATTGGCTCGAATACGTCGATTGGGCCGATTCGATTTTGCAAGAGCCAATCCAGATCAGGGACGGCATGGCCATTATTCCGTCCCGCGCCGGCAACGGCTTGTCCTGGAACACCGATGTCGTCGCAAAATATAGACTGGACTAA
- a CDS encoding DUF485 domain-containing protein, which translates to MARNGTSLEAAHASVKELIAGKLKYLVPMTIIFIVSYIGLTVFAGFAKDLMGMKIAGAVNLGFALIALNYLLSWVLAIVYGRIAAGKFDPLAARAAMEISGRGN; encoded by the coding sequence GTGGCTCGCAACGGGACATCGCTTGAGGCTGCGCACGCCTCGGTCAAGGAGTTGATCGCCGGGAAGCTGAAGTATCTGGTGCCGATGACGATCATTTTCATAGTCAGTTATATCGGCCTGACCGTATTCGCCGGTTTCGCCAAAGACCTGATGGGCATGAAGATCGCCGGCGCGGTCAATCTGGGCTTCGCGCTGATCGCGCTCAACTATCTGCTGTCATGGGTCCTCGCGATCGTCTACGGGCGCATCGCCGCCGGCAAGTTCGATCCACTCGCCGCGAGGGCTGCGATGGAGATCTCCGGGCGGGGAAATTGA
- a CDS encoding DMT family transporter codes for MIETTKPAFGSSQSSLRTIAPGFAWAGLSVAILSGWFVVTRVGFRHALNVWDVTALRFGEGAILLTPTLLVGPSRLPIRAWTQGIALATLWGAPFILLVGVGLQLTSATLASSITPALMPIFAGAIGWAMLGELPRRLQISGYILIAAGLSVLIYGYALTEGRPNAAGVLTLIVAAAMWAAYTLRLRGSGLTPLQAAALICFWSTIFYVPIYIGLSLSNLRYASGRELLFQSLYQGFMMSVVAIFAFNCAIASLGPRAAAAIVALVPVAATVLAIPALGEVPSLPSATAVCVIAIGVMLAASSPQSKVSLKVAGESA; via the coding sequence GTGATCGAAACGACAAAGCCTGCCTTTGGATCAAGCCAATCCAGTTTGAGGACGATCGCGCCGGGATTTGCCTGGGCCGGCCTGTCGGTCGCTATCCTCTCCGGCTGGTTCGTCGTCACGCGTGTCGGCTTCAGGCATGCCCTCAACGTCTGGGATGTCACTGCGCTGCGCTTCGGTGAAGGGGCCATTCTGCTGACCCCGACACTGCTGGTTGGTCCGTCGCGGCTGCCGATCCGCGCATGGACTCAAGGGATAGCACTCGCCACTCTGTGGGGCGCGCCTTTCATTCTGCTCGTCGGTGTCGGGCTTCAGCTCACATCTGCGACACTGGCGTCGTCGATTACTCCGGCATTGATGCCGATTTTCGCGGGAGCGATTGGATGGGCGATGCTAGGCGAACTGCCACGCAGGCTGCAAATATCCGGATATATCCTGATTGCAGCCGGGCTTTCGGTTCTGATTTACGGTTATGCGTTGACCGAAGGTCGCCCAAATGCAGCCGGAGTCCTGACCCTCATTGTCGCGGCGGCGATGTGGGCCGCCTATACGCTCCGCCTGCGCGGAAGCGGGCTGACCCCACTTCAGGCTGCGGCATTGATCTGTTTTTGGTCGACCATCTTTTATGTGCCCATCTACATCGGGTTGAGCCTCTCGAATCTCCGCTACGCGTCCGGTCGAGAGCTGTTGTTTCAATCGCTCTATCAGGGCTTCATGATGAGCGTGGTCGCGATTTTCGCTTTCAACTGCGCCATCGCATCACTTGGACCTAGAGCCGCAGCCGCGATCGTCGCGCTGGTACCGGTCGCTGCCACGGTGCTCGCGATTCCGGCTCTCGGCGAGGTTCCGTCATTGCCATCCGCAACGGCCGTCTGCGTCATCGCCATAGGCGTGATGCTGGCTGCTTCTTCGCCTCAATCGAAAGTATCACTCAAGGTAGCGGGAGAAAGCGCATGA
- a CDS encoding SDR family oxidoreductase has translation MNLQGKRALITGGSSGIGFAIAEAMLAKGAQIVITGRRPDVLSSAAERLRAGGGRVDYVAADVSTEKGRETTLKFALEKLGGLDVLVNNAGGVRAGRLEDTTEAEIRTMVEVDLVAPILLTRAALPKLRASTNGLVVNITSGIALVAAPFYATYAGVKGGLAKFGESLRRELNGEGVHVMTVYPGATDTPMMSSSSAGPELGFTREPAAAVADAVITGIDEDAFEVIRGGEARAKMIVLNRENPAALDKRFLDLKPALGEAVRDHSAL, from the coding sequence ATGAATCTTCAGGGAAAACGGGCGCTCATCACAGGAGGATCCAGTGGCATCGGGTTTGCGATTGCCGAAGCCATGTTGGCCAAAGGCGCTCAGATCGTCATAACCGGCCGGCGGCCGGACGTTCTAAGCAGTGCGGCCGAACGGCTTCGCGCAGGCGGTGGGCGGGTTGACTACGTTGCCGCAGACGTCAGTACGGAGAAGGGTCGGGAAACGACGCTCAAATTTGCGCTGGAGAAACTCGGCGGTCTCGACGTCCTGGTCAACAACGCGGGCGGAGTCAGGGCCGGCCGGCTGGAGGATACAACCGAAGCCGAGATACGGACCATGGTCGAGGTTGACCTCGTGGCACCGATCCTGCTGACGCGCGCGGCGTTGCCAAAATTGCGGGCAAGCACCAATGGTCTCGTTGTCAACATCACCTCGGGTATCGCGCTCGTTGCCGCCCCATTCTACGCCACCTACGCCGGGGTCAAGGGTGGGCTGGCGAAGTTCGGCGAATCGCTCCGCCGCGAACTGAACGGCGAAGGAGTGCATGTCATGACAGTCTATCCGGGGGCGACGGATACGCCCATGATGAGCTCGTCAAGTGCCGGGCCTGAGTTGGGCTTCACGCGTGAACCGGCCGCCGCGGTTGCCGATGCCGTTATTACAGGCATTGACGAAGACGCCTTTGAGGTCATTCGCGGCGGCGAAGCGCGCGCCAAAATGATAGTCCTGAACCGCGAGAATCCAGCGGCGCTCGACAAGCGTTTCCTTGACCTCAAGCCAGCTCTCGGCGAGGCGGTTCGCGATCATTCGGCGCTGTGA
- a CDS encoding fumarylacetoacetate hydrolase family protein, with translation MANAQSRSVLKTLAARQWHDYQRRTPGTYFAEARDSLTLDEAYAVQMEVARLRCEAGDAVVGYKVGCIGSGVVEQFGMSGPIHARLFRSEIRNSGEKLQYNAYANLAIEGEMAVRIGTNGGIEAAFPVIELHHFVFRGPRKTLAELVANNGINAGAVISSRHTTTVLEDWTAARTLSVVVNGVTIDAGALWAMRGGAAEAIEWLRHDLGRFGASLRPGDLVLGGTPLGLNPVKPGDHVIVLVDDREYVACRIA, from the coding sequence ATGGCGAACGCACAATCCCGTTCCGTACTCAAGACTTTGGCTGCACGGCAATGGCACGATTACCAGAGGCGCACGCCTGGAACCTATTTCGCCGAAGCACGGGATTCGCTGACGCTGGATGAGGCCTACGCCGTCCAGATGGAGGTTGCGCGTTTGCGCTGCGAGGCCGGCGACGCCGTCGTGGGATACAAGGTCGGCTGCATCGGATCCGGCGTGGTCGAGCAATTCGGCATGAGCGGTCCGATCCACGCACGTCTTTTCCGCAGTGAGATCAGGAATTCCGGAGAAAAACTGCAGTACAATGCGTACGCCAATCTCGCGATCGAGGGCGAGATGGCCGTTCGCATCGGCACGAACGGTGGAATCGAGGCGGCTTTCCCAGTCATTGAACTGCATCACTTCGTCTTTCGAGGTCCGCGTAAAACGCTCGCAGAGCTCGTCGCCAACAACGGGATCAACGCCGGTGCGGTGATTTCAAGTCGCCATACAACCACGGTGCTCGAGGATTGGACGGCCGCCCGCACCTTGTCTGTTGTGGTCAACGGCGTAACGATCGATGCCGGAGCGTTGTGGGCGATGAGAGGCGGCGCTGCCGAGGCGATCGAATGGCTCCGCCACGACCTCGGTCGCTTCGGCGCCTCATTGAGACCTGGGGACCTCGTGCTGGGAGGCACGCCGCTTGGACTGAATCCGGTAAAGCCTGGTGACCACGTAATCGTTTTGGTCGATGACCGCGAATACGTGGCGTGTCGGATCGCTTAA
- a CDS encoding LysR substrate-binding domain-containing protein, producing MNFDIDCLRSFLVIADSMSFSRAAETVGRSQSTISQQIAKLETQVGKALLTRRKGRVLELTSEGGKLVQYARKILQLNDEAYASMSDDVLTGFVRLGVPLDFFGRDFTTWLARFKNRHPMVGLEVEANQSENLMKRSMRGEFDLAFFKQETGAKNGTVALREQLVWVSGPNYLGDDNQSVPLILFPEGCAYRRFAIAALKDHKRSWHLSFVSPSFECLKSAAVEGMGITVLARALVAPPLRVVRHGMRLPQLPTVELVYCEAGDSDSLGSLEATLVIGEFTSVPLPEAEDL from the coding sequence GTGAACTTCGATATCGACTGCCTGCGCTCGTTTCTGGTCATCGCCGACAGCATGAGCTTTTCGCGCGCGGCGGAAACCGTCGGCCGCTCCCAATCGACGATCAGCCAGCAGATCGCGAAACTCGAAACCCAGGTCGGCAAGGCGCTGCTGACGCGGCGCAAGGGTCGTGTGCTCGAACTGACCTCGGAAGGCGGCAAACTCGTGCAGTACGCGCGAAAGATTCTGCAACTCAACGATGAGGCCTATGCCTCGATGTCCGATGACGTACTCACCGGTTTTGTGCGGCTCGGTGTGCCGCTTGATTTCTTTGGTCGCGATTTCACGACATGGCTGGCGCGCTTCAAGAACAGGCATCCCATGGTTGGACTGGAGGTCGAGGCCAATCAATCCGAAAATTTGATGAAGCGTAGCATGCGCGGCGAGTTCGATCTTGCCTTTTTCAAACAGGAAACGGGGGCAAAGAACGGGACCGTGGCGCTGCGCGAACAACTGGTCTGGGTCAGCGGGCCGAATTATTTGGGCGATGACAATCAGTCGGTACCGCTGATCTTATTTCCCGAAGGCTGCGCCTATCGCCGCTTCGCCATCGCCGCGCTGAAGGACCACAAGCGGTCCTGGCATCTCAGTTTCGTCAGCCCGAGCTTTGAATGCCTCAAGTCGGCGGCGGTGGAGGGAATGGGGATCACCGTCCTCGCCCGCGCGCTGGTCGCGCCGCCACTGCGGGTCGTCCGTCATGGCATGCGTCTGCCGCAGCTGCCAACGGTGGAATTGGTCTATTGCGAGGCCGGCGACAGCGACAGTCTCGGTTCTTTAGAAGCCACTCTAGTCATAGGGGAATTCACAAGCGTGCCGTTGCCAGAGGCCGAGGACTTGTAA
- a CDS encoding haloacid dehalogenase type II yields the protein MTIKAVVFDAYGTLYDIQSVAAITDEAFPGYGEIITQIWRLKQLEYTWLRSLMQRYEDFSIITRESLAYTLRCLGLKNDPGVFERIMGKYAHLDLYPDAKATLAAMKGRKLAILSNGSTDMLNSLVGNTGLDRILDATISVDSKQIFKPAPDAYTLIETNLGVAPADVLFVSSNPFDACGAKAFGLKVAWIERVTPEAMAEACQKSDLIAPLTMFRALRMQMDQLGLEPDYRVDGLSALVEILSSMPS from the coding sequence GTGACGATCAAAGCTGTTGTTTTCGATGCCTATGGCACCCTCTACGATATCCAATCGGTAGCCGCGATCACTGATGAAGCCTTCCCCGGATATGGCGAGATCATCACCCAGATCTGGCGTCTGAAGCAGCTGGAATACACCTGGCTGCGATCGCTGATGCAGCGCTATGAGGACTTCTCGATCATCACGCGCGAGTCGTTAGCCTACACGCTGCGATGCCTCGGGCTGAAGAACGATCCTGGCGTGTTCGAGCGTATCATGGGCAAGTACGCCCATCTCGATCTTTATCCCGACGCGAAGGCAACGCTCGCGGCGATGAAGGGTCGCAAGCTCGCGATACTGTCGAACGGCAGCACCGATATGCTCAATTCTCTTGTTGGCAATACGGGGCTGGACCGGATCCTGGATGCCACGATCAGCGTCGATTCCAAACAGATCTTCAAGCCGGCCCCTGATGCCTACACGCTAATCGAAACGAATCTCGGGGTCGCGCCTGCCGACGTGCTGTTCGTGTCCTCAAATCCGTTCGATGCTTGCGGCGCCAAGGCGTTCGGCCTGAAAGTAGCGTGGATCGAGCGGGTGACGCCCGAGGCCATGGCCGAGGCCTGCCAGAAAAGCGATCTCATCGCACCGCTGACCATGTTCAGGGCACTCCGGATGCAGATGGATCAGCTGGGCCTTGAACCAGACTATCGCGTCGACGGGCTCTCCGCGCTGGTCGAAATCTTGTCGTCGATGCCGAGTTAG
- a CDS encoding cation acetate symporter, with the protein MNLTLGIFIVILLITLCITCWAARRTHTTSDFYAADSQLTAAQNGFALAGDWCSAAAFLGFTGLTALYGMDGAFYALGPLVAFCTVLFLIAEPMRNTGKYTLGDVIRSRMQTRTSLLAAIAGTVVVNFAYLMPQMAGAGVLVRLLTGISYDWAVILVGISMIVYVAFGGMLATTWVQIVKAVLMLSAGAIILVMILSLVHFNPLTLFTDAEQKYTANYLLPGNYLKNPFDQISLGLGYTFGLAGLPHVMTRFYTVPDAKTARRSVVWVMFLAGAFFAGTTLFGLAAANYVGQDAIRAADKGGNLTLPLLAQYLGGGKGSFGGDLMLGFVAAVAVATILAVVSALTLSTSGAIAHDFYVNWIKRGQVDGKQEVRIARIAAVVIGVLAIALGILAQGVNVAVLVILAICVAASANFPVLILSLFWRRFNTSGVVGGMTVGLISSVVLAMIGPAMRGADALWPLVNPTIVSLPLGFLGAVLGTLISGRDAENEKRFDAFLLQVHTGVAPG; encoded by the coding sequence ATGAACCTCACGCTCGGCATATTCATCGTCATCCTGCTGATCACCCTCTGCATCACCTGTTGGGCCGCCAGGCGCACGCATACCACGAGCGATTTCTACGCCGCCGACAGCCAGCTCACCGCGGCGCAAAATGGATTTGCACTGGCCGGCGACTGGTGTAGCGCCGCGGCCTTCCTGGGGTTCACCGGGCTCACCGCGCTTTACGGCATGGATGGTGCTTTCTATGCGCTTGGCCCGCTGGTTGCCTTTTGCACGGTGCTGTTTCTGATCGCGGAGCCAATGCGCAATACCGGAAAATACACTCTTGGCGATGTCATCCGTAGCCGAATGCAGACGCGAACCTCGCTGCTTGCGGCGATTGCAGGAACGGTGGTTGTCAACTTTGCCTATTTGATGCCGCAGATGGCGGGAGCCGGCGTGCTGGTGCGACTGCTGACCGGCATTTCCTACGACTGGGCGGTGATTTTGGTCGGCATCAGCATGATCGTCTACGTTGCTTTCGGCGGCATGCTGGCGACGACCTGGGTGCAGATCGTCAAGGCGGTGCTGATGCTGAGCGCGGGAGCGATCATCCTGGTGATGATCCTGTCGCTGGTGCACTTCAATCCGCTAACGCTGTTCACCGATGCCGAACAGAAATACACCGCCAATTATCTGCTGCCCGGAAACTATCTGAAGAATCCGTTCGACCAGATATCGCTCGGACTTGGCTATACGTTCGGGCTGGCGGGATTGCCGCATGTGATGACGCGATTCTACACGGTGCCCGACGCCAAGACGGCCCGTCGTTCCGTGGTATGGGTGATGTTTCTCGCCGGCGCATTCTTCGCGGGCACCACGCTGTTCGGATTGGCCGCTGCGAATTACGTCGGTCAGGACGCGATCCGAGCCGCCGACAAGGGCGGCAACCTGACGCTACCGCTCCTCGCGCAATATCTCGGCGGTGGAAAGGGCAGCTTCGGCGGAGATTTGATGCTTGGCTTCGTCGCCGCGGTGGCGGTCGCCACGATCCTCGCCGTGGTCTCGGCGCTGACGCTGTCGACCTCAGGCGCCATTGCGCACGACTTCTACGTCAACTGGATCAAGCGCGGACAGGTCGACGGCAAACAGGAAGTCCGGATCGCGCGGATCGCTGCCGTCGTCATCGGCGTGCTTGCAATTGCACTCGGAATTCTCGCGCAGGGCGTCAATGTCGCGGTGCTGGTGATTCTTGCAATCTGCGTAGCCGCCAGCGCCAACTTCCCGGTGTTGATCCTGTCGCTGTTCTGGCGGAGATTCAATACCAGTGGCGTAGTCGGCGGCATGACGGTCGGCCTCATCTCTTCAGTCGTGCTGGCGATGATCGGACCGGCGATGCGCGGCGCCGACGCGCTCTGGCCTCTGGTCAATCCGACGATCGTCTCGTTGCCTCTGGGGTTCCTCGGCGCCGTGTTGGGCACGCTGATCTCGGGGCGCGACGCAGAAAACGAAAAACGCTTCGACGCATTCCTGCTTCAGGTTCACACCGGTGTCGCGCCGGGGTAG
- a CDS encoding glutathione S-transferase N-terminal domain-containing protein produces MLRIWGRTNSINVQKVLWCCHELGLDYERIDAGNNFGVTDTPQYISMNPNRLIPTIDDGDIQLWESNVIVRYLAQKHSDGRLCPADIATRFDAERWMDWQATVFWPALRPLFIALIRAPPSQRDAAVISKGESLSLSALRILDARLSDRTFLAGDAFSMGDIPAAATVHRWYALDIHHPDLPNVLHWYDLMRERSPFRRIVMTPMS; encoded by the coding sequence ATGCTCAGGATATGGGGCCGGACTAATTCTATCAATGTTCAGAAGGTGCTCTGGTGTTGCCATGAGCTCGGTCTGGATTATGAACGGATCGATGCCGGAAACAACTTCGGGGTGACCGACACCCCGCAGTATATCTCCATGAATCCGAACCGCCTCATCCCCACCATCGACGATGGCGATATTCAGCTTTGGGAATCGAACGTGATCGTTAGATATCTCGCGCAAAAGCATAGCGATGGCCGGCTCTGCCCGGCCGATATCGCGACGCGATTTGACGCAGAGCGGTGGATGGACTGGCAAGCGACTGTGTTCTGGCCCGCACTGCGCCCTTTGTTCATCGCCCTGATAAGGGCGCCGCCGTCGCAGCGCGATGCGGCCGTCATTTCGAAAGGCGAAAGTCTGTCTCTGTCAGCTCTGCGGATACTCGATGCCAGGCTCTCTGACCGTACATTCCTCGCCGGCGATGCCTTTTCCATGGGCGATATTCCGGCCGCAGCGACAGTTCATCGCTGGTATGCGCTCGACATCCATCATCCTGACCTGCCGAACGTATTGCATTGGTATGATTTGATGAGAGAGCGATCGCCCTTTCGGCGGATCGTTATGACACCAATGAGCTGA
- a CDS encoding glutathione S-transferase C-terminal domain-containing protein: MIRFYFHPTPNPAKVALMLEETGLAYQLIPIDTSKGEQHTPAFRAINPNGKVPAIVDTEGPGGKEARVFDSSAILLYLGEKTGRLIGSPADKSELLSWLFFIATGIGPFSGQAVHFQHAAPEKLGYAVNRYRREIERHYEVLDTHLTGREFIIGKEYSIGDISAWGWLDRAPRVLPGDTDPLTAFPNLKRWFRAIDSRPAVAKARAVGKDHAFKKEMDEETRRALFPSNYAKAAS, encoded by the coding sequence ATGATCCGTTTCTATTTCCATCCCACACCTAATCCGGCGAAAGTCGCTCTGATGCTCGAAGAGACCGGCTTGGCCTATCAGTTGATCCCGATCGACACCAGCAAGGGCGAACAGCATACGCCGGCGTTTCGCGCCATCAATCCGAACGGCAAGGTCCCGGCCATCGTCGATACCGAAGGGCCGGGTGGCAAGGAAGCGCGGGTATTCGATTCCAGCGCCATCCTGCTTTATCTCGGCGAGAAGACGGGACGTCTGATCGGTTCACCCGCCGATAAGTCGGAATTGCTGTCATGGCTGTTTTTCATCGCGACCGGCATCGGACCATTCTCGGGACAAGCCGTTCATTTCCAGCATGCTGCTCCGGAAAAGCTTGGCTATGCGGTGAACCGCTATCGCCGTGAAATCGAACGTCATTATGAAGTGCTCGACACGCATCTCACGGGACGAGAGTTCATCATCGGGAAAGAGTATTCGATCGGCGACATTTCGGCGTGGGGCTGGCTGGATCGGGCACCGCGCGTATTGCCTGGCGACACCGATCCGCTGACGGCGTTTCCGAATCTGAAGCGCTGGTTCCGCGCGATCGATTCGCGACCAGCAGTGGCGAAAGCTCGTGCGGTCGGAAAGGACCATGCCTTCAAGAAAGAGATGGACGAAGAGACACGACGCGCGCTGTTCCCGTCGAATTACGCCAAGGCGGCAAGTTGA